From a single Brassica napus cultivar Da-Ae chromosome C9, Da-Ae, whole genome shotgun sequence genomic region:
- the LOC111211887 gene encoding protein TIC 20-IV, chloroplastic-like, which yields MQGLAATTTTNLGSRTFFAPRKQQHSPILNKYVNQRVSFPKLDSFPKLRLSADSVSQRCPRVMISPLSATAPASSNDLFAHGLPPLTTGFTRRQRPVEPARAFKDDFFKIKLPKIAERPEWWWRTLACIPYLISLQISDVGFYVQPFLEKYDAIGDMIYFIPGAINRWPSWFFMLYCYLGYMFVVKNKDLPHYFRFHMMMGMLLETALQIIWCTSNFFPLIHFKGRLGMYYWMVIGFTYICLLLECIRCALAGVYAQIPFVTDAASIHTLFNLGGFSRPLR from the exons ATGCAGGGTTTGGCGgcgaccaccaccaccaaccTTGGCTCTCGTACTTTCTTCGCTCCCAG GAAGCAGCAGCATAGTCCAATCCTAAACAAGTATGTGAATCAAAGAGTGTCTTTCCCCAAGCTCGATTCATTCCCAAAACTAAGATTGTCAGCAGACTCAGTTTCACAGAGATGTCCCCGTGTGATGATTTCTCCTCTTTCAG CAACTGCACCAGCATCATCTAACGATCTCTTTGCTCATGGCTTACCACCATTAACTACCGGTTTTACGAGACGTCAGAGACCTGTAGAGCCTGCGAGAGCGTTCAAAGACGACTTCTTCAAAATCAAACTCCCCAAAATCGCTGAGAGACCAGAGTGGTGGTGGAGGACGCTGGCTTGCATCCCTTACCTGATATCCCTCCAGATATCAGACGTCGGCTTCTACGTCCAGCCTTTTCTAGAAAAGTACGACGCCATCGGAGACATGATCTACTTCATCCCCGGAGCTATTAACAGATGGCCGAGCTGGTTCTTCATGCTCTACTGCTACTTGGGCTACATGTTCGTGGTCAAGAACAAGGACTTGCCTCACTACTTCAGGTTCCACATGATGATGGGTATGCTTCTCGAGACGGCGCTTCAGATCATTTGGTGCACCAGCAACTTCTTCCCGCTGATTCATTTCAAAGGACGGCTTGGGATGTATTACTGGATGGTGATTGGGTTTACGTACATCTGTCTGCTTCTTGAGTGTATTCGGTGCGCTCTCGCTGGGGTTTATGCTCAGATTCCTTTTGTGACCGATGCTGCTTCGATTCATACTCTCTTCAACTTGGGAGGCTTTTCGAGACCGCTCAGGTGA
- the LOC111211889 gene encoding protein transport protein SEC31 → MATSPSDKLVQEQEVGTEEVVDPAKTTDEEDEARTEVDEVRTEEVDPAKTTEEEDEVRTEKEETRTEDDEARTQEVDPTKKIEEEDEVRTEEEEVQTEEEEVQTEEEDEPKEEAIESLLESARNLNIEDEETNQGTENQNRQEDPITTRRSDQAMERGSTSLASDQNRRLDSDSNTSAISLSIQDQGTENQNPQEQSMIRRSGQRMERGSTSSSRDQNQNRPLVLPNPPPSAQTSRQMMMMPPRLGPSVPPYQQDPFGLPQPRWLVVDHFYSDGLGLYGALWRFRTITPFLPNQNTYPHQLVAMELPGQPGTVLVCYSQSFGVLHQGQLVPHHEAPPMRPQQQNQFRRLPPMRPMLPQDNFVVHLGQVPVRPMMYYQEQNQIVPNAGISQPPLRPSLPQLGAPMMQPPVLLYPPPIVNAVPVRPVMNQGGQRFRFPMIQQHQGSPSAPWPEQNQQLQSPRESQGSNDGPFSSGGSQD, encoded by the exons ATGGCTACTTCTCCATCTGATAAACTCGTCCAAGAACAAGAAGTGGGAACAGAGGAGGTTGTTGATCCCGCCAAAACAACCGACGAGGAAGACGAAGCGCGAACAGAGGTAGACGAAGTGCGAACAGAGGAGGTTGATCCCGCCAAAACAACcgaggaagaagacgaagtgCGAACAGAGAAAGAGGAGACGCGAACAGAAGACGACGAAGCGCGAACACAGGAGGTTGATCCCACCAAAAAAATcgaggaagaagacgaagtgcgaacagaggaggaagaagtacagacagaggaggaagaagtacagacagaggaagaagatgagccCAAGGAAGAAGCTATCGAGAgccttcttgaatctgctcgtAATCTCAACATAGAAGACGAAGAGACCAACCAAGGAACTGAGAATCAGAATCGTCAAGAAGATCCGATCACG ACTCGTAGGAGCGATCAAGCCATGGAACGTGGCTCAACATCGCTTGCAAGTGACCAGAACCGTCGTCTTGATTCTGATTCCAACACTTCTGCTATTAGTCTCAGCATACAAGACCAAGGAACCGAGAACCAGAATCCTCAAGAACAGTCAATG ATACGTAGGAGCGGTCAAAGGATGGAACGTGGCTCAACATCGTCTTCAAGGGATCAGAACCAAAACCGTCCTCTTGTTCTTCCGAATCCTCCTCCTAGCGCTCAAACCTCTCgacagatgatgatgatgcctcCTCGTCTTGGACCAAGCGTGCCTCCATATCAGCAAGACCCTTTCGGTTTGCCGCAGCCAAGATGGCTCGTAGTAGACCACTTCTACTCAGACGGGCTTGGTCTATACGGTGCACTATGGAGATTCCGAACTATAACTCCTTTTCTCCCAAATCAGAACACATATCCGCATCAGCTGGTGGCGATGGAGCTCCCTGGTCAGCCTGGAACTGTTTTAGTATGCTACAGCCAGTCGTTCGGTGTGCTTCACCAGGGCCAGCTCGTTCCCCACCACGAAGCTCCTCCAATGAGGCCGCAGCAGCAGAATCAGTTTCGAAGGCTACCTCCAATGAGGCCAATGCTGCCACAGGACAACTTCGTTGTCCATCTAGGTCAAGTCCCGGTGAGGCCGATGATGTATTACCAGGAACAGAACCAGATTGTTCCCAACGCAGGCATAAGTCAACCCCCATTGAGGCCAAGCCTACCCCAACTTGGAGCTCCGATGATGCAGCCACCGGTGCTTTTATATCCGCCACCTATAGTTAACGCTGTACCAGTGAGGCCAGTGATGAACCAAGGAGGACAACGGTTTAGGTTCCCCATGATTCAACAGCACCAAGGTTCTCCCAGTGCACCATGGCCTGAGCAGAATCAGCAACTTCAGTCTCCAAGGGAGTCTCAGGGTTCCAACGATGGACCGTTTTCTTCTGGCGGAAGTCAAGACTAG
- the LOC106400315 gene encoding syntaxin-123, whose product MNDLISSSFKRYTDLNHQVQLDDIESQNASLDSGNLDEFFGYVESVKEDMKAVDEIHKRLQDANEESKTVHDSKAVKKLRARMDTSVTEVLKRVKMIKTKLVALEKSNAAQRKVPGCGPGSSADRTRTSVVSGLGKKLKDMMDDFQRLRTKMASEYKETVERRYFTVTGQKADEETIEKLISSGESERFLQKAIQEQGRGQIMDTLSEIQERHDAVKDIERSLLELHQIFLDMAALVEAQGSILNDIESNVSKASSFVMRGSEQLQGAKVLQRNSRKWTCIAIILAIVLVIVILFPILYTSLLKP is encoded by the exons ATGAACGATCTCATCTCAAGCTCGTTCAAGAGATACACAGACCTAAACCACCAAGTCCAGCTCGACGACATCGAGTCTCAAAACGCGTCTCTCGACTCAGGCAACCTCGATGAGTTCTTCGGATACGTCGAGAGTGTTAAAGAAGACATGAAAGCTGTCGACGAGATTCATAAGCGTCTACAAGATGCTAACGAAGAGTCCAAGACCGTACACGACTCCAAGGCCGTGAAGAAGCTCCGCGCTCGTATGGACACGAGTGTTACAGAGGTCTTGAAACGTGTCAAGATGATAAAGACCAAGCTCGTGGCGTTGGAGAAATCGAATGCTGCTCAGAGGAAAGTCCCTGGTTGTGGACCTGGCTCCTCTGCTGATCGGACGAGGACATCTGTCGTGAGTGGGTTAGGGAAGAAGCTTAAAGACATGATGGATGATTTTCAGAGACTACGAACCAAAATGGCTAGTGAATACAAAGAAACAGTCGAGAGACG GTACTTCACTGTAACGGGCCAAAAAGCAGACGAAGAGACGATAGAGAAGCTGATATCAAGCGGAGAGAGCGAGCGTTTCCTCCAAAAGGCCATACAAGAGCAAGGTCGTGGACAGATCATGGACACGTTATCAGAGATTCAAGAAAGGCACGACGCGGTTAAAGACATAGAACGGAGTCTGCTGGAGCTGCACCAAATATTCCTCGACATGGCAGCTCTTGTTGAAGCTCAAGGGAGTATACTCAACGACATCGAGTCTAACGTTTCAAAGGCGAGCTCTTTCGTCATGAGAGGGTCTGAGCAGTTGCAGGGAGCTAAAGTGCTTCAGAGGAACTCGAGGAAGTGGACTTGTATTGCTATCATACTCGCTATTGTTCTTGTCATTGTGATTCTCTTCCCTATCCTCTACACAAGTTTGCTTAAACCttga